The Lactuca sativa cultivar Salinas chromosome 2, Lsat_Salinas_v11, whole genome shotgun sequence genome includes a window with the following:
- the LOC111896286 gene encoding receptor-like protein EIX2 has protein sequence MGKLWVGGIFLFFIFATTNLCSGCLEHDRRALLQFKSSLASSDSTARRLPSWTGNKCCQWKGVSCDNATRYVTRIDLGSDLLGSLEGNELNSSLAELTRLTYLDLSGLYFRSSPIPKFVGSMTQLRFLNLSSAGFSGDIPHEIGNLSSLRVLDLSDMDLVVDDVTWLSSLLALEHLDLSGLSVGEVGNFDKVLLYMVPSLRSLRLSGCDLSNSHFNRTHLDSNITLSTIQTLDLSRNSFQGNFPLFVQNLTSLRVLDISYNSLNSSIPVMNGITELNLAGNRFPGIQVTGVWRLCRLKRLDLAFSSIRGRLVGPSSNVSACAQFALETLILNDNKFSGEIPSSLERLTALRGLYLDYNELTGSIPESLGKLTSLQELVLSGNQLTGSIPTSLGNLMGLGRLDLSWNLLNGTIPFSLGRLSNLEILYLNSNSLSSIQLSPGNLNLSQLRFLDLSANLLQGSLPDTIGQLSKLEFLDISNNSFSGVVTEAHFTNTSMLKHLAATSNHHLSFKISPDWNPPFQIRNVFLRSCKIESGFPQWIQTQRSLVILDLSNTSMSGHLPEWLCELPIISILDLSHNFLEGPLANLPSNLTTDSSSSFPFIERFADYKTLGRFLLLKNNLFNGSIPDSVCNVTDLIILDLSRNILSGTIPDCFGNLQELSNMILSSNRLSGVIPSSLGNLGSSLRWLHLNNNSFHGELPETLANFTSLDVLDLGENRFSGSIPKWIGEKLKNLVVLRLHKNNFSGQIPVELCECTDLQIMDVGDNKLTGTIPQCFQNLKGMMGGNSNLYFAGGFEQSLVQVMRGVQVDYTTIMVYVINMDLSSNNLVGEIPENLVLLSGLLGLNLSNNHLTGRIPDRIGDMNSIFSLDLSGNNLSGTIPQSISSLTFLSHLNLSHNILSGRIPTGSQLQTLIDPSIYAGNSELCGSPLLVNCNRDQVPENGGNAQEDEGGDDSEKIWIYSATSGFTTGFLGILGILALKDRWRVALFNFLGGCIGMKL, from the coding sequence ATGGGGAAGCTATGGGTTGGTGGGATCTTTCTCTTCTTCATTTTTGCAACCACAAACCTCTGTTCCGGTTGCTTAGAACACGACCGGCGAGCTCTTCTTCAATTCAAAAGCAGCCTTGCATCATCAGACTCTACTGCTCGACGACTACCATCTTGGACCGGAAACAAGTGTTGCCAGTGGAAAGGCGTGAGCTGCGATAATGCAACCAGATATGTCACCAGGATTGATCTCGGAAGTGATCTTTTAGGTTCTCTAGAGGGAAACGAGTTGAACTCGTCTTTAGCCGAGTTGACTCGCTTGACTTACTTGGACTTGAGTGGGCTCTATTTCCGTAGCAGCCCGATTCCCAAGTTCGTCGGGTCGATGACCCAACTCCGGTTTCTGAATCTTTCTTCCGCGGGCTTTTCTGGCGACATTCCTCACGAAATCGGAAATCTGTCGAGTTTGCGCGTGCTTGATCTCAGCGACATGGATTTAGTCGTTGATGATGTCACATGGTTGTCGAGTCTTTTGGCACTCGAACATCTTGATCTCAGCGGATTGAGTGTTGGTGAAGTTGGAAATTTTGACAAGGTACTGTTGTATATGGTTCCTTCTTTACGATCTTTACGTTTGTCAGGATGTGACCTTTCCAATTCCCATTTCAATCGCACACATCTCGATTCCAATATTACGCTTTCCACCATTCAAACACTTGATCTTAgtagaaattcattccaaggAAACTTCCCTCTGTTTGTACAAAACCTGACCTCTTTACGAGTTCTTGATATCTCATACAACAGTCTTAATTCTTCGATTCCTGTCATGAACGGAATTACAGAACTGAACCTTGCCGGAAATAGATTTCCGGGTATTCAAGTAACCGGGGTCTGGAGACTTTGCCGATTAAAAAGGTTGGATCTTGCCTTTAGTTCTATCCGAGGGAGACTCGTTGGGCCATCAAGTAATGTATCGGCATGCGCCCAGTTTGCTCTGGAGACACTGATTCTAAACGACAACAAGTTTAGTGGTGAAATCCCGAGTTCACTAGAAAGGCTTACAGCTTTGAGAGGATTGTATCTGGATTATAACGAGTTGACGGGGAGTATCCCAGAATCTCTAGGAAAGTTAACGAGTTTGCAGGAATTAGTTCTTTCCGGGAACCAATTAACAGGTTCCATTCCTACGTCTTTAGGTAACCTGATGGGGTTAGGTAGACTAGACTTATCTTGGAATCTGTTAAACGGGACAATTCCATTCTCCCTGGGACGATTATCAAATTTAGAAATCTTGTATCTCAACTCTAATTCTTTGTCTTCAATTCAGTTATCACCAGGAAACCTAAACCTATCGCAACTCCGGTTTCTTGATTTATCAGCAAACTTATTGCAAGGCTCACTTCCGGATACCATTGGACAGCTTTCTAAACTTGAGTTTCTTGATATATCTAACAACTCTTTCTCCGGTGTAGTCACCGAAGCCCATTTCACAAACACATCCATGTTAAAACACTTGGCAGCAACCTCAAACCACCATTTGAGTTTCAAGATTTCACCCGATTGGAACCCTCCATTCCAAATACGAAACGTTTTCCTTAGATCGTGCAAAATTGAATCGGGATTTCCACAATGGATTCAAACTCAAAGGAGTCTCGTGATTCTGGACCTTTCAAATACTAGCATGTCAGGACATCTTCCAGAGTGGCTATGCGAGCTCCCGATCATCTCGATCCTCGATCTTTCCCACAATTTTCTTGAAGGTCCATTGGCAAATCTTCCATCCAACCTTACAACGGATTCCTCGAGTTCCTTTCCATTTATCGAACGGTTCGCTGATTACAAAACACTGGGAAGATTTTTGCTTCTTAAGAACAATCTATTCAACGGATCGATTCCGGATTCAGTGTGCAATGTTACGGATTTAATTATCCTCGATCTTTCTAGAAATATATTATCGGGGACCATTCCGGATTGCTTCGGAAACCTCCAAGAACTGAGTAATATGATATTAAGTTCCAACCGGCTATCGGGTGTCATTCCAAGCTCTCTAGGCAATCTTGGTTCTTCACTACGATGGCTACATCTAAACAACAATAGCTTCCATGGCGAACTTCCGGAAACTCTAGCAAATTTCACAAGTTTGGATGTGTTGGATTTGGGCGAAAACCGATTCTCTGGAAGCATACCCAAATGGATTGGTGAAAAGCTCAAGAATCTGGTGGTTCTCAGGCTACATAAGAACAACTTCTCGGGTCAAATTCCTGTAGAGTTGTGTGAATGCACCGACCTCCAAATCATGGACGTTGGAGATAATAAGTTAACCGGAACCATCCCTCAATGCTTTCAGAACTTGAAAGGAATGATGGGAGGCAACTCCAATCTTTATTTTGCAGGTGGGTTCGAGCAGAGTTTGGTTCAGGTAATGAGAGGGGTCCAAGTCGATTACACAACCATAATGGTATACGTTATCAACATGGACCTTTCGAGCAATAATCTGGTTGGGGAAATACCTGAAAACTTGGTACTTCTTTCTGGATTGTTGGGTCTTAACTTGTCAAACAATCATCTCACGGGTCGGATTCCTGATAGAATCGGTGATATGAATTCGATATTCTCTCTCGATCTTTCTGGAAACAATCTTTCGGGTACAATCCCACAAAGTATATCATCATTGACGTTTCTTAGTCATCTGAATTTGTCACACAACATCTTATCAGGGAGAATTCCAACAGGAAGTCAGCTCCAGACGCTCATTGATCCATCCATTTATGCTGGCAATAGCGAGCTTTGTGGCAGTCCACTATTGGTCAACTGCAATCGTGATCAAGTCCCAGAAAATGGTGGAAATGCTCAGGAAGATGAAGGCGGTGATGATTCTGAGAAGATATGGATTTACTCTGCAACTAGCGGTTTCACGACAGGGTTTCTGGGAATTTTGGGGATTCTGGCGCTTAAGGACAGGTGGAGAGTTGCTTTATTTAATTTTCTTGGAGGTTGCATCGGCATGAAACTGTGA